The following are from one region of the Mesorhizobium sp. B2-8-5 genome:
- a CDS encoding GMC oxidoreductase codes for MIFDSYEAYKQAGFKPKACILGSGPAGTTIARKLGAAGIPVVVLEAGSREFSEESQDFYRGRTVGDFYFDLDITRLRFMGGSSNHWAGWCRVLDSQDFEPKAWAPDTGWPISRADIEPYLPEVHDILELPDFRPDVPVSDDIRWVQLIKSPAVRFGEKFADELDKSKNIAVVLNTYATELTGDGKRVTGAKLWSNGQDAGTFGADYFVTCTGGLENSRLLLWSNERSNGGVVPNATALGRYWMEHPTFEGGNAILANYSEFEVDASNEAFFSPTLAAMERLQIMNFGIRLIESPYPNVKKLIADLACTAPNMAEWMSSQLDQRLHCAAQLYVAWEQAPLASNQIELSKVDVDHAGVPRIELHWKKSPLERRTLLEGLKLFGTTMAQKNLGRVRIDDWISNGDDYPTNEETAGHHHMGGTRMGTDVLKSVVDANCKVHGMDNLYVGGSSVFCTSGQCNPTTTITALACRLGEHLGKVIVV; via the coding sequence ATGATCTTCGACAGCTACGAAGCCTACAAGCAGGCCGGCTTCAAACCCAAGGCCTGCATCCTCGGCTCCGGTCCGGCCGGTACGACGATCGCCAGGAAGCTCGGCGCAGCCGGCATCCCGGTCGTCGTCCTGGAGGCGGGTTCGCGCGAATTCAGCGAAGAGTCGCAGGATTTCTATCGCGGCAGGACGGTCGGCGATTTCTATTTCGACCTCGACATCACCAGGCTGCGCTTCATGGGCGGCTCATCCAACCATTGGGCCGGCTGGTGCCGCGTGCTCGACAGCCAAGATTTCGAGCCCAAGGCCTGGGCGCCGGACACCGGCTGGCCGATCAGTCGCGCCGACATCGAACCCTATCTGCCGGAAGTCCACGACATCCTCGAGCTTCCCGACTTCCGCCCCGATGTGCCGGTTTCGGACGACATCCGCTGGGTGCAGTTGATCAAGAGCCCGGCAGTGCGCTTCGGTGAGAAGTTCGCCGACGAACTCGACAAGAGCAAGAACATCGCCGTCGTGCTCAACACCTACGCGACCGAGCTTACCGGCGACGGCAAGCGCGTCACCGGCGCGAAGCTCTGGTCGAACGGGCAGGACGCCGGCACCTTTGGCGCGGACTATTTCGTCACCTGCACCGGCGGGCTGGAAAACTCGCGGCTGCTGTTATGGTCGAATGAGCGCTCGAATGGCGGCGTGGTGCCGAACGCGACGGCGCTCGGCCGCTACTGGATGGAGCATCCGACCTTCGAGGGCGGCAATGCCATCCTCGCCAATTACTCAGAGTTCGAGGTCGACGCCTCGAACGAAGCCTTCTTCTCGCCGACGCTTGCCGCGATGGAGCGGCTGCAGATCATGAATTTCGGCATCCGGCTGATCGAGTCGCCTTATCCCAATGTCAAGAAGCTGATCGCCGATCTCGCCTGCACCGCGCCCAACATGGCGGAGTGGATGTCGTCCCAGCTGGACCAAAGGCTGCACTGCGCGGCCCAGCTTTACGTCGCCTGGGAACAGGCGCCGCTTGCCTCCAACCAGATCGAGCTGTCGAAGGTCGATGTCGACCACGCCGGCGTGCCGCGCATCGAATTGCATTGGAAGAAGTCGCCGCTCGAGCGCCGCACGCTGCTCGAAGGCCTGAAGCTTTTCGGCACGACCATGGCGCAGAAGAATCTCGGCCGCGTCCGCATCGACGACTGGATCAGCAATGGCGACGATTACCCGACCAATGAGGAAACGGCCGGCCACCACCACATGGGCGGCACCCGCATGGGCACCGATGTCTTGAAAAGCGTCGTCGACGCCAATTGCAAGGTGCACGGCATGGACAATCTCTATGTCGGCGGCTCCTCGGTGTTCTGCACCTCCGGCCAGTGCAACCCGACGACGACCATCACCGCGCTCGCTTGCCGCCTGGGCGAGCACCTCGGCAAGGTGATCGTCGTCTGA
- a CDS encoding GGDEF domain-containing protein encodes MSRIFLRAAAVAFASVAASLLLTLIVVPAMGFPMSRTVWLASTVCPLVLAWAASASSFWQSDRLQNAHRELARAHAQLAAAHRRLSEKASRDDMTGMLNRETFFAALDGSRRKSDRGALLIIDADHFKRINDSYGHLTGDEALLLIAGAIERGIRSGDMLGRIGGEEFAAFLVGASEPEAKHIAERIRREVELIRFRPVDERTVPLTVSIGGISCGESATVSDLMRAADRRLYEAKNRGRNLSILDRELPEAA; translated from the coding sequence ATGAGTCGCATATTTTTGAGGGCCGCTGCCGTGGCGTTCGCTTCGGTCGCTGCCTCGCTGTTGTTGACGCTGATTGTGGTTCCGGCAATGGGCTTTCCGATGAGCCGCACCGTCTGGCTGGCGTCGACGGTTTGCCCGCTCGTGCTCGCCTGGGCCGCCAGCGCCAGCAGCTTCTGGCAGAGCGACCGGTTGCAGAACGCCCATCGCGAGCTTGCCCGCGCCCATGCGCAGCTTGCGGCGGCGCACAGGCGCCTGTCGGAAAAGGCAAGCCGCGACGACATGACCGGCATGCTCAACCGCGAAACCTTCTTTGCCGCGCTCGACGGGTCGCGGCGCAAGAGCGATCGCGGCGCGCTGCTCATCATCGACGCCGATCACTTCAAGAGGATCAATGACAGCTACGGTCATCTGACGGGAGACGAAGCGCTGCTTCTGATTGCCGGCGCCATCGAACGCGGCATTCGCAGCGGCGACATGCTCGGCCGCATCGGCGGCGAGGAATTCGCGGCTTTCCTGGTCGGCGCCAGCGAACCGGAAGCCAAGCATATCGCCGAGCGTATCCGCCGCGAGGTCGAGCTGATCCGCTTCCGCCCCGTCGACGAGCGGACCGTGCCGCTCACAGTCTCGATCGGCGGCATAAGCTGCGGCGAGAGCGCTACCGTTTCCGATCTGATGCGCGCCGCCGATCGCAGGCTTTACGAGGCGAAGAACCGCGGCCGCAATCTTTCGATCCTCGACCGCGAACTCCCCGAGGCGGCATGA
- a CDS encoding pyrimidine 5'-nucleotidase, protein MTMTPDPARFAHVTDWVFDLDNTLYPHHSNLFAQIDVKMTAYVGELLTLSRDEARKLQKELYLEYGTTLNGLMKRHGIDPDDFLEKVHDIDYSRLVPDPVLGAAIRQLPGRKFIFTNGDRRHAERTARQLGILEHFDAIFDIVAAGLNPKPERQTYERFAELHSVTGHNAVMFEDLARNLAVPKTLGMTTVLVVPRNFEPTFSEIWERDPANEDDVDFVTDDLASFLTAIVEVVA, encoded by the coding sequence ATGACGATGACACCCGATCCTGCCCGCTTTGCCCATGTCACGGACTGGGTGTTCGACCTCGACAACACGCTCTATCCGCATCACTCGAACCTGTTCGCGCAGATCGACGTCAAGATGACCGCCTATGTCGGCGAGTTGCTGACGCTTTCGCGCGACGAGGCGCGCAAGCTGCAGAAGGAGCTCTACCTGGAATACGGCACGACGCTGAACGGGCTGATGAAGCGGCACGGCATCGATCCCGACGATTTCCTCGAGAAGGTGCACGACATCGACTATTCGCGGCTGGTGCCGGATCCGGTGCTGGGCGCGGCGATCCGCCAGCTTCCCGGGCGCAAATTCATCTTCACCAATGGCGACCGCAGGCATGCCGAGCGCACCGCGCGCCAGCTCGGCATACTGGAACATTTCGACGCCATCTTCGACATCGTCGCGGCGGGGCTCAATCCCAAGCCGGAGCGCCAGACCTATGAGCGTTTTGCCGAATTGCACTCGGTGACCGGACATAATGCGGTGATGTTCGAGGATCTGGCGCGCAATCTGGCCGTGCCGAAAACGCTCGGCATGACGACCGTGCTGGTGGTGCCGCGCAATTTCGAGCCGACCTTTTCGGAGATCTGGGAACGCGACCCTGCAAACGAGGACGACGTCGATTTCGTCACCGACGATCTCGCCAGCTTCCTGACCGCGATCGTCGAGGTCGTGGCCTGA